The Malassezia japonica chromosome 8, complete sequence genome includes a window with the following:
- a CDS encoding uncharacterized protein (COG:J; EggNog:ENOG503NY2A), which produces MSGQEKRTSTPNPGGARAGANKGKPKGPKTDEAVSMPKNGARGAAPAQGINFGTVDDKNATLSSSPAAQPSAGKHLQGGNPTVFGSVAAEPAAEKKGKKLDFQKLFQGPGGQAVKGQADPAQAARTAARGVNVPKQGAPPSVPMPQEKGVGPASQPTTPLVPGMPYAPEHGPWQGAPVYPHVGYPMSPGGFPYMPQPQQGWPQQGGSPHPPPMHANSPRGPPMGVRPGGAQPFYPPASPSSFTMNAGARMFEPQKSKALRIVNPETQTELDLEQVRQKSAASSSAASSTAPDTPSRAPSAPGTPKSSHSVEAPAQPPADTTRVKTQADFQQKVLRLKMEREKAEKEKEEKEKADKEAKEKAEHDAKEAKEKAAAEKEAAEKAAKEAKEKAEKEAAEKAERDAKDKAEKEAAEKAERDAKDKAEKEAAEKAERDAKDKAEKEAAEKAERDAKEKAEKEAAEKETADKAAAEKGAGRHARRARRARRGQGRRAQGRGHRARHARRRAQGRRRQGRRGRKPR; this is translated from the coding sequence ATGAGTGGACAAGAGAAGCGTACGTCCACGCCGAATCCcggaggcgcgcgtgccggcgcgAACAAGGGCAAGCCCAAGGGCCCCAAGACCGACGAGGCGGTCAGCATGCCAAAGAACGgtgcgcgtggcgctgcgccggcgcagggcaTCAACTTTGGCACGGTAGACGACAAGAATGCGACGctgtcgtcgtcgccggccgcgcagccgtCCGCCGGCAAGCACCTGCAGGGTGGCAACCCGACCGTCTTTGGCTCCGTCGCCGCGGAGCCCGCCGCGGAGAAGAAGGGCAAGAAGCTCGACTTCCAGAAGCTCTTCCAAGGCCCCGGTGGCCAGGCGGTCAAGGGCCAGGCGGACCCCGCACaggccgcacgcaccgcggcgcgcggtgtGAACGTGCCCAAgcagggcgcgccgccgtcggtcCCCATGCCCCAGGAGAAGGGCGTGGGCCCTGCGTCGCAGCCCACGACGCCACTCGTGCCGGGCATGCCATACGCGCCGGAGCATGGCCCGTGGCAGGGCGCGCCGGTCTATCCCCACGTCGGCTACCCGATGAGCCCCGGCGGCTTCCCTTACATGCCGCAGCCCCAGCAGGGCTGGCCGCAGCAGGGCGGCTCGCCACACCCTCCCCCGATGCACGCCAactcgccgcgcggcccgcCGATGGGCGTGCGCCctggcggtgcgcagcccTTTTACCCTCCTGCGTCCCCGTCGAGCTTTACGATGAACGCGGGCGCGCGCATGTTTGAGCCGCAAAAGagcaaggcgctgcgcatcgtcaACCCCGAGACGCagaccgagctcgacctggagcaggtgcgccaaaagtcggccgcctcgtcgtcggccgcgtcgagcaccgcgcccgacacgccgtcgcgcgcgccttctGCGCCGGGCACGCCCAAGTCCTCACactcggtcgaggcgcccgcgcagccgccggcggACACTACCCGCGTGAAGACCCAGGCCGACTTTCAGCAAaaggtgctgcgcctcaaGATGGAGCGCGAAAAGgccgagaaggagaaggaggagaAGGAGAAGGCCGACaaggaggccaaggagaaggccgagcacgacgccaaggaggccaaggagaAGGCGGCtgccgagaaggaggccgCTGAAAAGGCCGCCaaggaggccaaggagaAGGCCGAAAAGGAGGCTGCCGaaaaggccgagcgcgacgccaaGGACAAGGCCGAAAAGGAGGCTGCCGaaaaggccgagcgcgatgccaaggacaaggccgagaaggaggccgccgaaaaggccgagcgcgatgccAAGGACAAGGCTGAAAAGGAGGCTGCCGaaaaggccgagcgcgacgccaaGGAAAAGGCGGAGAAGGAGGCCGCTGAAAAAGAGACCGCCGAcaaggcggccgccgaaaaaggcgcaggccgccacgcccgccgcgcccgccgcgcccgccgcggaCAAGGGCGCAGAGCCCAAGGAAGAGGGCACCGCGCccgccacgcacgccgacgagcccaaggccgacggcgacaaggccgccgaggacgaaAACCACGATGA